A stretch of DNA from Odontesthes bonariensis isolate fOdoBon6 chromosome 5, fOdoBon6.hap1, whole genome shotgun sequence:
CGGACATCCCGCCACACAGAACGGCAGCGATGGCGCTTCTGAAGCTTCTTCTGGTCTTGCTGTGGGTTGGTGAGTAATCCAGCGCCTCTTTATCTGCTTCTTTTTACTCGTTTTCTTCTTCTGGGCAGAAATCTGAATGTTTCTTTGCATCTTCCAGAGTTAGAAACACAACTTTATTTGGATTTTAGGACCTTTTTAACCCTTCCTGTTGTCTGCTTTAACCCTTCTCTTGTCTGCTTTAACCCTTCCTGTTGTCTGCTTTAACCCTTCTCTTGTCTGCTTTAACCcttcctgttgtcttgcaggtcaaaagtgagccacaaccatgtttagctgcagaaaaaataccttaaactatctttttccttttcctaaagggaccccatcattagaaaaagtcacactttatttttgttcatgtttccatgtgggctgtacaccactagggtacaaagattgtcttatgggtcatttttgacccgtgaattataaaaaacatttaaacaccagaaaaaagttcagtttttttccctttcaatataattaattcagaagtaattactttttttaaaagtagtaactattttttaactgttttttaacagttttttaacagattttgacaggttttttttaaccgtttttaactgtttttaactgttttttaactgttattttaatataattaattcagaagtaattacttcacatttatataatagcaataataaacctttattatgtaaaagaaaactgagaaaacaagaaaactgttggtccaactgaccaaaaaaaaagaaaaagtgtaatcctgaaaactggtgattgtctttttgtattgtgtaacaaaaataaatgataaaaaatgtattgaattgagttgaatagataaataacaggtggtttcatcatacaaaatagatttatttaatttatttacagTTGCactattttggggctttggtagggcgggtcatttctgacccgtaggacaaagggagtaaacacaatgttaagaccgcacaaagggttaaagaTGGAGCGTTGGCATTATTTATCTGAACTCTGAGCGTTGGCATTATTTATCTGAACTCTGAGCGTTGGCATTATTTATCTGAACTCTAAGCGTTGGCATTATTTATCTGAACTCTAAGCGTTGGCATTATTTATCTGAACTCTAAGCGTTGGCATTATTTATCTGAACTCTAAGCGTTGGCATTATTTATCTGAACTCTAAGCGTTGGCATTATTTATCTGAACTCTGAGCGTTGGCATTATTTATCTGAACTCTAAGCGTTGGCATTATTTATCTGAACTCTAAGCGTTGGCATTATTTATCTGAACTCTAAGCGTTGGCATTATTTATCTGAACTCTGAGCGTTGGCATTATTTATCTGAACTCTAAGCGTTGGCATTATTTATCTGAACTCTAAGCGTTGGCATTATTTATCTGAACTCTAAGCGTTGGCATTATTTATCTGAACTCTGAGCGTTGGCATTATTTATCTGAACTCTGAGCGTTGGCATTATTTATCTGAACTCTGAGCGTTGGCATTATTTATCTGAACTCTGAGCGTTGGCATTATTTATCTGAACTCTGAGCGTTGGCATTATTTATCTGAGCTCTAAGCGTTGGCAGAGATAGAAACATGTTGTGCAGCTTCATATCGGACGGCTGAGGGTTCCCATGTTGTTCTTTTCTGGGTAAAACTGCACGTTTTCACTCAGAATTCCATCGTTGATGGAAAACTTTCACTTTTCTCTCAGGTGATGCGGTGAGCTCAGAGAGGAATCTGCAGAAGAGGATTATTGGGGGTACTGACTGTACCAATACTGAGCGTCTTTTTCATGTGAAACTGGTATCGTATAATGGAACACATGAGGATTTATGCGGCGGCTCTTTGATCAGTGATAAGTGGATTCTGACTGCAGCTCACTGCTGGAAAAAAGGATGGTGAGAAAGTGACGGTTTAATATAAAACATGATCACACCTTTTCCTCTGAAATCATTGAGGTTTCGATCATTAAAAGTTGGATAAATAGCAGAATTATTCATGTTCATGATCAGTGTCTGTTACCTGTTATAACCATGTGTTTGTTGTGTAGGAATCTGACTGCACATTTTCCTCATTCGAATCCCACTGGAGTGGAAATCACAGATAAGCCTGAAATCTTCACTGATGTGAACGGCACACATGACATCATGCTGGTGAAGGTACCTTCAAGTATTACAATACCTCAAGGTACACCTGTAGGAATTCCTGACTGTAACAACCATACTAAAGTGTAAGTCTgaaaaagtctgtttaaagtacATTTAAAGTAGTCTGCAGTCTGTTTTCTGATTATGTTATATCTGTATAAACATGTATAAATAATATTACTTTTATTGTATTTCAGTCACTCCGAAGTTCAGATTGCAGGTTATGGATCATCAATACCAGTGGGCCCAAACAATGAAAGAGGTGAGAATAACTTTGATTTCATCAGCACAGTtgcagcttttttcttttccatgatGCAGTACGGtttggatcagcagctcctcctctaactgtGAGCCGGATCAGCTGTTTATCACACAGCATTTATTTACATGCAAAACAACTTACCTGTGAGGAgcatagtatatatatatatagagagaggaTTTACTTCTGTGGGTGAGTTTGGGTCAGACGTTTAGTTCAGAAAGGTCTGAATATCATCACCAACCGAGCTGCTGCAGAGCTGAGCTGAGCAGCCTGTAACCCcagactgtgttcatgtgttcatgtgttcatgtgttcatgtgttcatctgttcatgtgttcatctgttcatgtgttcatctgttcatctgttcatgtgttcatgtgttcatctgttcatgtgttcatgtgttcatgtgttcatctgttcatctgttcatgtgttcatctgttcatctgttcatgtgttcatctgttcatctgttcatctgttcatgtgttcatctgttcatgtgttcatctgttcatttgttcatctgttcatctgttcatgtgttcatctgttcatgtgttcatgtgttcatgtgttcatctgttcatgtgttcatctgttcatctgttcatgtgttcatgtgttcatctgttcatgtgttcatgtgttcatgtgttcatctgttcatctgttcatgtgttcatctgttcatgtgttcatgtgttcatgtgttcatctgttcatgtgttcacgtgttcatgtgttcatgtgttcatgtgttcatgtgttcatctgttcatgtgttcatgtgttcatctgttcatgtgttcatgtgttcatgtgttcatgtgttcatgtgtCCATGTATTCatctgttcatgtgttcatctgttcatgtgttcatgtgttcatgtgttcatgtgtccatgtgttcatctgttcatctgttcacgtGTTCAcgtgttcatctgttcatgtgttcatgtgttcatctgttcatgtgttcatgtgttcttgtgttcatgtgttcatgtgttcatgtgttcatctgttcatctgttcatttgttcatctgttcatgtgttcatgtgttcatctgttaatgtgttcatctgttcatctgttcatgtgttcatctgttcatctgttcatgtgttcatctgtttatctgttcatctgtttatctgttcatctgttcatgtgttcatgtgttcatctgttcatgtgttcatgtgttcatgtgttcatctgttattctgttcatctgttcatttgttcatgttttcatctgttcatctgttcacgtgttcatgtgttcatgtgttcatctgttc
This window harbors:
- the LOC142380923 gene encoding anionic trypsin-2-like produces the protein MALLKLLLVLLWVGDAVSSERNLQKRIIGGTDCTNTERLFHVKLVSYNGTHEDLCGGSLISDKWILTAAHCWKKGWNLTAHFPHSNPTGVEITDKPEIFTDVNGTHDIMLVKVPSSITIPQGTPVGIPDCNNHTKVHSEVQIAGYGSSIPVGPNNERVEQADHPHLQCANTDVVDCKDLRDYFQKNYPGPYKLIAHEHWFCGQRAGVDICPGDSGGGVVHQDKIYGVISRGDPDYACTSKAIFMDVCAYWGWIDGIILKKRKLVNAILQLITTVAV